From a region of the Rhinopithecus roxellana isolate Shanxi Qingling chromosome 8, ASM756505v1, whole genome shotgun sequence genome:
- the ZNF136 gene encoding zinc finger protein 136 isoform X2 codes for MWETMRNLASIGRKWKDQNIKDHYKHRRRNLRSHMLERFYQSKDGSQRGGIFSQFANQNPSKKIPGVKLCESFVYGEVSMGHSSLNRHIRDHSGHEPKEYQEYGEKADRRNQCWKPFSSHHSFRTHEIIHTGEKLYDCKECGKTFFSLKRIRRHIITHSGYTPYKCKVCGKAFDYPSRFRTHERSHTGEKPYECKECGKAFTCITSVRRHMIKHTGDGPYKCQVCGKPFHSLSSFQVHERIHTGEKPFKCKQCGKAFSCSPTLRIHERTHTGEKPYECKQCGKAFSYLPSLRLHERIHTGEKPFVCKQCGKAFRSASTFQIHERTHTGEKPYECKECGEAFSCIPSMRRHMIKHTGEGPYKCKVCGKPFHSLSPFRIHERTHTGEKPYVCKHCGKAFVSSTSIRIHERTHTGEKPYECKQCGKAFSYLNSFRTHEMIHTGEKPFECKRCGKAFRSSSSFRLHERTHTGQKPYHCKECGKAYSCRASFQRHMLTHAEDGPPYKCMWESL; via the exons ATGTGGGAAACCATGAGGAATCTGGCCTCTATAG GGAGAAAATGGAAGGACCAGAACATTAAAGATCACTACAAACACCGAAGGAGAAATCTAAG AAGTCATATGTTAGAAAGATTCTATCAAAGTAAAGATGGTAGTCAGCGTGGAGGAATTTTTAGCCAGTTTGCAAATCAGAATCCGAGCAAGAAAATTCctggagtgaaactctgtgaaaGCTTTGTATATGGAGAAGTCAGCATGGGTCACTCATCCCTTAATAGACACATCAGAGATCACAGTGGACATGAACCAAAGGAATATCAGGAATATGGAGAGAAGGCAGATAGACGTAACCAATGTTGGAAACCCTTCAGTTCTCACCACTCCTTTCGAACACACGAgataattcacactggagagaaactctaTGATTGTAAGGAATGTGGAAAAACCTTCTTTTCTCTCAAAAGAATTAGAAGACACATTATCACACACAGTGGATATACACCATATAAATGTAAGGTATGTGGAAAAGCATTTGATTATCCCAGTAGATTTCGAACACATGAAAGAagtcacactggagagaaaccctatgaatgtaaggaatgtggaaaagccttcacTTGTATCACAAGTGTTCGAAGACACATGATAAAGCACACAGGAGATGGGCCTTATAAATGTCAGGTATGTGGGAAACCCTTTCATTCTCTGAGTTCATTTCAAGTACATgaaagaattcacactggagagaaaccctttAAATGTAAGCAATGTGGTAAAGCCTTCAGTTGTTCCCCAACCTTAAGAATACATGAAAGAAcccatactggagagaaaccttatgaatgcaagcagtgtgggaaggccttcagTTATCTCCCCTCTCTTCGACTACATGAAAGAATTCACACTGGTGAGAAGCCCTTTGTATGTAAGCAATGTGGTAAAGCCTTTAGATCCGCCAGTACTTTTCAAATACATGAAAggactcacactggagaaaaaccctatgaatgtaaggaatgtggggaAGCATTCAGCTGCATCCCCAGTATGCGAAGACACATGATAAAGCATACTGGAGAAGGACCTTACAAATGTAAGGTATGTGGGAAACCCTTTCATTCTCTGAGTCCATTTCGAATACATGAaagaactcacactggagagaaaccctatgtaTGTAAACATTGTGGTAAAGCTTTCGTTTCTTCGACATCAATTCGAATACATGAAAgaactcatactggagagaaaccctatgagtgtaagcaatgtgggaaagccttcagttATCTCAACTCCTTTCGAACACATGAAATGAttcacactggtgagaaaccctTTGAATGTAAGCGATGTGGTAAAGCCTTTAGATCTTCTAGTTCCTTTCGACTACATGAAAGGACTCACACTGGACAGAAACCCTATCattgtaaggaatgtgggaaagcctatTCTTGCCGTGCCAGCTTTCAGAGACACATGTTAACACATGCTGAAGATGGACCACCTTATAAATgcatgt
- the ZNF136 gene encoding zinc finger protein 136 isoform X1 produces the protein MDSVAFEDVDVNFTQEEWALLDPSQKNLYRDVMWETMRNLASIGRKWKDQNIKDHYKHRRRNLRSHMLERFYQSKDGSQRGGIFSQFANQNPSKKIPGVKLCESFVYGEVSMGHSSLNRHIRDHSGHEPKEYQEYGEKADRRNQCWKPFSSHHSFRTHEIIHTGEKLYDCKECGKTFFSLKRIRRHIITHSGYTPYKCKVCGKAFDYPSRFRTHERSHTGEKPYECKECGKAFTCITSVRRHMIKHTGDGPYKCQVCGKPFHSLSSFQVHERIHTGEKPFKCKQCGKAFSCSPTLRIHERTHTGEKPYECKQCGKAFSYLPSLRLHERIHTGEKPFVCKQCGKAFRSASTFQIHERTHTGEKPYECKECGEAFSCIPSMRRHMIKHTGEGPYKCKVCGKPFHSLSPFRIHERTHTGEKPYVCKHCGKAFVSSTSIRIHERTHTGEKPYECKQCGKAFSYLNSFRTHEMIHTGEKPFECKRCGKAFRSSSSFRLHERTHTGQKPYHCKECGKAYSCRASFQRHMLTHAEDGPPYKCMWESL, from the exons GACTCAGTGGCCTTCGAGGATGTAGATGTGAACTTCACCCAGGAGGAGTGGGCTTTGCTGGATCCTTCCCAGAAGAATCTCTACAGAGATGTGATGTGGGAAACCATGAGGAATCTGGCCTCTATAG GGAGAAAATGGAAGGACCAGAACATTAAAGATCACTACAAACACCGAAGGAGAAATCTAAG AAGTCATATGTTAGAAAGATTCTATCAAAGTAAAGATGGTAGTCAGCGTGGAGGAATTTTTAGCCAGTTTGCAAATCAGAATCCGAGCAAGAAAATTCctggagtgaaactctgtgaaaGCTTTGTATATGGAGAAGTCAGCATGGGTCACTCATCCCTTAATAGACACATCAGAGATCACAGTGGACATGAACCAAAGGAATATCAGGAATATGGAGAGAAGGCAGATAGACGTAACCAATGTTGGAAACCCTTCAGTTCTCACCACTCCTTTCGAACACACGAgataattcacactggagagaaactctaTGATTGTAAGGAATGTGGAAAAACCTTCTTTTCTCTCAAAAGAATTAGAAGACACATTATCACACACAGTGGATATACACCATATAAATGTAAGGTATGTGGAAAAGCATTTGATTATCCCAGTAGATTTCGAACACATGAAAGAagtcacactggagagaaaccctatgaatgtaaggaatgtggaaaagccttcacTTGTATCACAAGTGTTCGAAGACACATGATAAAGCACACAGGAGATGGGCCTTATAAATGTCAGGTATGTGGGAAACCCTTTCATTCTCTGAGTTCATTTCAAGTACATgaaagaattcacactggagagaaaccctttAAATGTAAGCAATGTGGTAAAGCCTTCAGTTGTTCCCCAACCTTAAGAATACATGAAAGAAcccatactggagagaaaccttatgaatgcaagcagtgtgggaaggccttcagTTATCTCCCCTCTCTTCGACTACATGAAAGAATTCACACTGGTGAGAAGCCCTTTGTATGTAAGCAATGTGGTAAAGCCTTTAGATCCGCCAGTACTTTTCAAATACATGAAAggactcacactggagaaaaaccctatgaatgtaaggaatgtggggaAGCATTCAGCTGCATCCCCAGTATGCGAAGACACATGATAAAGCATACTGGAGAAGGACCTTACAAATGTAAGGTATGTGGGAAACCCTTTCATTCTCTGAGTCCATTTCGAATACATGAaagaactcacactggagagaaaccctatgtaTGTAAACATTGTGGTAAAGCTTTCGTTTCTTCGACATCAATTCGAATACATGAAAgaactcatactggagagaaaccctatgagtgtaagcaatgtgggaaagccttcagttATCTCAACTCCTTTCGAACACATGAAATGAttcacactggtgagaaaccctTTGAATGTAAGCGATGTGGTAAAGCCTTTAGATCTTCTAGTTCCTTTCGACTACATGAAAGGACTCACACTGGACAGAAACCCTATCattgtaaggaatgtgggaaagcctatTCTTGCCGTGCCAGCTTTCAGAGACACATGTTAACACATGCTGAAGATGGACCACCTTATAAATgcatgt